TCTTCATGATCGTCTCGGCGCTCATGGCGCTTGCGCTCACGTCGGTGGGCGTCGGCATTCCCGGTCTCTTTCTCGTGACGGCGCTGCTGAACGTGCTCGTCGCCGTGTATATCTACTCGCTCGTGCCCGAGTTCCTGCTGCGATTCATCGCGTGGATGCTCGTGCACACGTTCTATCGCATTCGCCTGGTCGACGCCGCGCGCATTCCGTCGCACGGCGCGGCGGTGCTCGTGTGCAATCACGTGAGTTTCGTGGATGCGGTGGTCATCATGGCCGAGAGTCCGCGCCCCATCCGCTTCGTGATGGATCATCGCATCTTCCGCACGCCATTCGTCGGCTGGCTGTTCCGTCATGTGAAGGCGATTTCGATTGCGCCCGCGCACGAAAACGCGGAACTGCTCGAACGCGCGTATCAGACATGCGCACGCGCGCTCGAAGACGGCGATCTGATCTGCATCTTCCCCGAGGGGAAACTCACGCGGACCGGGGAAATGAACCCGTTCAGGCACGGTATCTCGGAGATTTTGCGGCGGCATCCGGCGCCCGTCGTGCCGATGGCGCTGCGCGGACTGTGGGGCAGCGTCTTCTCGCGCGATCAGAACGCGCAGTGGCCGCGTCCCATTCGGCGGGGCGTGATGACGCGCCTGACGCTGGCGGTGGGCGAGCCGATCGCCCCGGAAGACGCGACGCCGCAGCACTTGCAGGACCGCGTGACGGCGCTGCGCGGCGCGCGGCGGTAGCGGTGGACGATAGCGGTAGACGCCAGACGGCGCTGGCATAATAGCGGTCTCCCCCGACACTTCTCTCAGGTCGACTCATGTCCGGCAACACCCTTGGCACGCTCTTCACCGTCACGAATTTTGGCGAATCGCATGGACCGGCGATCGGCTGCGTGATCGACGGCTGCCCGCCGGGCATGGCGCTCACGGAAGCCGACATTCAGGTGGAACTGGACCGGCGCCGTCCGGGCACGTCGCGCCACGTGACGCAGCGGCAGGAAGCCGATCAGGTCGAAATTCTGTCGGGCGTCTTCGAAGGCGTCACCACCGGCACGCCCATCGCGCTCTTGATCCGCAACACGGATCAGCGCAGCAAGGACTACGGCAACATTGCGGAAACGTTCCGTCCGGGTCATGCCGACTACACTTACTGGCAAAAGTACGGCGTGCGCGACTATCGCGGCGGCGGGCGCTCGTCCGCGCGCCTGACTGCGCCGACAGTCGCGGCGGGCGCGGTCGCGAAAAAGTGGCTGCGCGAGAAGTTCGGCATCGAGACGCGCGGATACATGAGCGCGCTCGGAGAGATTCCGGTTCCGTTCGTCGACTGGAAGCACGTGCGCGAAAATCCGTTTTTCGCGCCCAACGCGGATGTCGTGCCGCAGCTCGAAGCGTACATGGACGCTCTGCGCCGCGATGGCGATTCGGTCGGCGCGCGCATCGAAGTGGTGGCGAGCGGCGTGCCGGTCGGTCTTGGTGACCCGCTGTACGACCGGCTGGATGCCGACATCGCCCACGCGATGATGGGCATCAATGCGGTGAAGGGCGTGGAGATCGGCGCGGGATTCGCGAGCGTCGCGCAACGCGGCTCGCAGCACGGCGACGAGATGACGCCCGAAGGCTTCGCTACCAATCATGCGGGCGGCATTCTGGGCGGCATTTCGAGCGGGCAGGACATCACCGTGTCCATCGCGATCAAGCCGACGTCGAGCATCCGCACGCCGCGTCAGTCCGTCGACAAGGCGGGCGCGCCGGCTACCGTCGAGACGTTCGGGCGCCACGATCCATGCGTCGGCATCCGCGCGACGCCTATCGCGGAGGCGCTGCTCGCGCTGGTGCTGATGGACCACGCGCTGCGGCACCGCGCGCAATGCGGCGATGTGACCGTTGCGACGCCGAAGATTCCCGCCCACGTACCGGGCAAGTAACGCCGCAGAAAAAAACGCCGGTCGTGGAAACCGGCGCTCTCGTCACATGTTCGGATAGTTCGGCCCGCCGCCGCCCTCCGGCGTCACCCAGACGATATTCTGCGTCGGGTCCTTGATATCGCACGTCTTGCAGTGAACGCAGTTCTGCGCGTTGATCTGCAGGCGATCGCTACCGTCTTCCGATTTCACGAATTCGTAGACCGCTGCGGGGCAGTAGCGGCCTTCGGGACCGGCATACGTCCGCAGATTTACGTTGACCGGCACGCTCGGGTCTTTCAGCGTCAGATGCGCCGGCTGATTCTCTTCGTGATTCGTGTTCGAGATGAACACGGACGAGAGGCGATCGAACGTGAGCTTGCCGTCGGGCTTCGGATACACGATCGGCTTGCACTGCGACGCCGGCTTCAGCATCTCATGATCCCAATGCTGATGATGCAGCGTCCACGGCACGTTGCCGCCCATCACCTTCTGCTCCAGCCCGACCATGAACGAGCCGAGGTACAGGCCCTTGCTCATCCACTGCTTGAAGTTGCGCGCCCGGTAGAGCTCGGTCTTGAGCCAGGAGTTCTCGAAGGCTTCCGGATACGCGGTTAGTTCGTCGGCCTGACGTCCGGCCTGCACGGCGTCGAACGCGGCTTCGGCGGCCATCTTGCCGGTCTTGATTGCCGCGTGGCTGCCCTTGATGCGCGACGCGTTCAGGAAGCCGGCGTCGTCGCCAGCGAGCGCGCCGCCCGGGAACGTGAGCTTCGGCAGCGACATCAGACCGCCCGCCGTAATGGCCCGCGCGCCGTAGGACAGGCGCTTGCCGCCTTCGAGAAACCCGCGGATTGACGGATGCGTCTTGTAACGCTGGAATTCCTCGAACGGCGACAGGTACGGATTCGAATACCCGAGCCCGACGACGAAGCCGACCACGACCTGGTTATTGTCCATGTGATACAGGAACGACCCGCCGTACGTGTCCGGTTCCAGCGGCCAGCCGGCCGTGTGAATTACGAGTCCCGGCTTGTGCTTGACCGGATCGATCTCCCACAATTCTTTGATGCCGATGCCGTACACCTGCGGGTCGGCATTCTGATTGAGCTTGAACTTGTCGATAAGCTGGCGCCCGAGATGCCCGCGCGCGCCCTCGCAGAAGAGCGTGTACTTCGCGTGCAGTTCCATGCCGAGCTGGAAGTTGTCGGTCGGTTGGCCGTCCTTGCCGACGCCCATGTTGCCGGTGACGACGCCGCGCACCGAGCCGTCGTCGGCATAGAGCACTTCCGCTGCCGGAAAGCCGGGGAAAATTTCGACGCCGAGCGCTTCGGCCTGCTGCCCGAGCCAGCGCGTGACGTTGCCGAGGCTCACGACGTAGTTGCCGTGATTCTTGAAGTTGTCGGGAAGCAGCCAGTTCGGCACCTGCTTTGCGCCGGTCGGCGATAGAAACAGGAACCGGTCTTCGGTCACATCCACGTCGAGCGGCGCGCCTTTTTCCTTCCAGTCGGGGATGAGTTCCGTGAGGCCGCGCGGGTCCATCACCGCGCCCGAGAGAATGTGCGCGCCGACCTCCGAGCCTTTCTCCAGCACGCAGACGCCGATTTCGACGCCTTTTTCCGCCGCCAGTTGTTTCAGGCGAATCGCTGCCGACAAACCCGCTGGGCCGCCGCCGACGATCACCACGTCGTATTCCATCGATTCGCGGGGACCGTATTGCTCGATGAGGCTCGCCGGGGTCATCAATGTTCCTCTCTACCGTTAGAATGGCCTTCCAAGATCGCGTATTGTCAGCGAACGTCAGGCGGGCTGCAACCGAAGGTGTCTTGATCTGCACGATCGTACTATTTTTCGTGATACCGTGGTATCGGTGTCTACGCCAAGTGGCGCGACCGCGCGCCTCGCGCTGCCCGCGTCCCCCGCAAGGCTGAATCAACCGTACAAGAAGGAAGCACAATGGGCCGTTCGATCAACCTGGAAGGCAAGGTCGCGCTGATTACCGGCGCGTCCAGTGGGCTCGGGAAGCGTTTTGCGCAGGTGCTCTCGCAGGCGGGCGCGAAAGTGGTGCTCGCGAGCCGCCGCGTCGAGCGGCTGAAGGAGCTGCGCGCCGAAATCGAGGCGTCCGGCGGCGCGGCGCACGTCGTTTCGCTCGACGTGACGGACTACCTGAGCGTCAAGGCGGCGGTCGCGCACGCGGAGACGGAAGCCGGTACCATCGACATTCTCGTCAACAACTCGGGCGTCTCCACCACGCAGAAGCTGACCGACGTGACGCCGGCGGACTTCGAGTTCGTCTTCGGCACGAACGTGCGCGGCGCGTTCTTCGTCGCGCAGGAAGTGGCCAAGCGCATGATCATGCGCGGCAACGGCGCGGCCAAGCCCGCTTATCGCATCATCAACATCGCCTCCGTGGCGGGGCTGCGCGTGTTTCCGCAAATCGGCCTGTACTCCATGAGCAAGGCCGCCGTCGTGCAGATGACCAAGGCGATGGCCATGGAATGGGGCCGCCACGGCATCAACGTGAACGCGATCTGCCCGGGTTATATCGACACCGAGATCAATCACCACCACTGGAAGACCGAGCAGGGCCAGAAGCTCGTGTCGATGCTGCCGCGCCGGCGCGTCGGCGCGCCCGAAGACCTCGACGGCCTGTTGCTGCTGCTCGCGGCCGACGAATCGCAGTTCATGAACGGTTCGGTCATTTCGGCGGACGACGGTTTTTCACTATGAGCATCGCGCGGGAAAAGGCCGCGCGGTGCGCTGTTTTCAGACACTGGAAGGTTGAATGAGCAACACCGATACGCCCAAGAACGCGCCTTTGAACGCAGACCCCGAATTTCACACGGTCTTCGAAATGTCCATGCCCATCCGCTGGGGCGACATGGACGCCTTCGGGCACGTCAACAACACGGTCTACTTCCGCTACATGGAGCAGGTCCGCATCTCGTGGTTCGAGCAGATCGGCGCGGCGGGCGGCAACGGCGAGGGCCAGGGGCCCGTCATCGTGAATGCGTCGATGGAGTTCCTGAAGCAGCTCCACTATCCCGGCGACGTCATCGCGCGGATGTCGGTCGGCAAGCCGGGACGCAGCAGTTTCGATACGCGCTTCGAGCTCTATCGCGCCGACGCGCCCGGCACGCTCTACGCGCGGGGCGCGGCGAAGGTCGTGTGGGTGGACTACGCGGCAAGCAAGTCGGTGCCGATTCCCGACCTGCTGCGTCAGATGATTGAAACGGCCGCGCCCGTCGCATCCTGATCG
The Caballeronia sp. M1242 DNA segment above includes these coding regions:
- the aroC gene encoding chorismate synthase; translation: MSGNTLGTLFTVTNFGESHGPAIGCVIDGCPPGMALTEADIQVELDRRRPGTSRHVTQRQEADQVEILSGVFEGVTTGTPIALLIRNTDQRSKDYGNIAETFRPGHADYTYWQKYGVRDYRGGGRSSARLTAPTVAAGAVAKKWLREKFGIETRGYMSALGEIPVPFVDWKHVRENPFFAPNADVVPQLEAYMDALRRDGDSVGARIEVVASGVPVGLGDPLYDRLDADIAHAMMGINAVKGVEIGAGFASVAQRGSQHGDEMTPEGFATNHAGGILGGISSGQDITVSIAIKPTSSIRTPRQSVDKAGAPATVETFGRHDPCVGIRATPIAEALLALVLMDHALRHRAQCGDVTVATPKIPAHVPGK
- a CDS encoding electron transfer flavoprotein-ubiquinone oxidoreductase, with product MTPASLIEQYGPRESMEYDVVIVGGGPAGLSAAIRLKQLAAEKGVEIGVCVLEKGSEVGAHILSGAVMDPRGLTELIPDWKEKGAPLDVDVTEDRFLFLSPTGAKQVPNWLLPDNFKNHGNYVVSLGNVTRWLGQQAEALGVEIFPGFPAAEVLYADDGSVRGVVTGNMGVGKDGQPTDNFQLGMELHAKYTLFCEGARGHLGRQLIDKFKLNQNADPQVYGIGIKELWEIDPVKHKPGLVIHTAGWPLEPDTYGGSFLYHMDNNQVVVGFVVGLGYSNPYLSPFEEFQRYKTHPSIRGFLEGGKRLSYGARAITAGGLMSLPKLTFPGGALAGDDAGFLNASRIKGSHAAIKTGKMAAEAAFDAVQAGRQADELTAYPEAFENSWLKTELYRARNFKQWMSKGLYLGSFMVGLEQKVMGGNVPWTLHHQHWDHEMLKPASQCKPIVYPKPDGKLTFDRLSSVFISNTNHEENQPAHLTLKDPSVPVNVNLRTYAGPEGRYCPAAVYEFVKSEDGSDRLQINAQNCVHCKTCDIKDPTQNIVWVTPEGGGGPNYPNM
- a CDS encoding SDR family oxidoreductase; translated protein: MGRSINLEGKVALITGASSGLGKRFAQVLSQAGAKVVLASRRVERLKELRAEIEASGGAAHVVSLDVTDYLSVKAAVAHAETEAGTIDILVNNSGVSTTQKLTDVTPADFEFVFGTNVRGAFFVAQEVAKRMIMRGNGAAKPAYRIINIASVAGLRVFPQIGLYSMSKAAVVQMTKAMAMEWGRHGINVNAICPGYIDTEINHHHWKTEQGQKLVSMLPRRRVGAPEDLDGLLLLLAADESQFMNGSVISADDGFSL
- a CDS encoding thioesterase family protein; its protein translation is MSNTDTPKNAPLNADPEFHTVFEMSMPIRWGDMDAFGHVNNTVYFRYMEQVRISWFEQIGAAGGNGEGQGPVIVNASMEFLKQLHYPGDVIARMSVGKPGRSSFDTRFELYRADAPGTLYARGAAKVVWVDYAASKSVPIPDLLRQMIETAAPVAS